TCTCGAAAACCTTAATAGATGCCCCAACAATGGCCGGCGCCAACGAATTTGAAAACAAATAAGGTCGGGACCGCTGACGTAGCATCTCGATTATTTCTTTTTTCCCGGTTGTATAACCTCCCATAGCACCTCCCAAAGCCTTTCCTAAGGTTCCCGTTATGATGTCGATTCGACCCATGACGCCTTTTTCTTCAAGGGTTCCGCGCCCTGTTTCCCCAATAAAACCTGCTGCATGGCATTCGTCTATCATAACCAGGGCGTCATATTTGTCGGCCAGGTCACATATTTTATCTAACGGAGCTACCAAGCCATCCATTGAGAAAACGCCGTCTGTTACTATAATTTTAAAACGGGTTCCGGCCTTATTGGCTGCCATTAGCTGCTTTTCCAAATCTTCCATGTTACTGTTTTCATAGCGGTAACGGGCGGCCTTACACAAACGAACCCCATCAATTATTGATGCATGATTTAATGAATCTGAAATAATAGCATCTTCCGGGCCCAACAAAGGTTCGAAAACGCCACCGTTGGCATCGAAGGCTGCAGCGTACAATATGGTATCTTCCGTGCGGTAGTAATCGGCAATTTTTTGCTCCAATTCCTTGTGAATATCCTGTGTTCCGCAGATAAAGCGTACCGACGACATTCCAAATCCATGTGTGTCCATGGCATCCTTGGCTGCCTGTATCACTTCTTTATTTGAGGAAAGCCCTAAATAGTTGTTTGCACAAAAATTGATAACGGTTTCTCCCGTCGAAATGGTGATTTCTGCATCCTGAGGCGAGGTTATAATGCGTTCTTTTTTATAAAGTCCGTTGTCTTTTATGTCCTGAAGTTCGTTTTGTAGGTGTTGTTTTATTTTTCCGTACATGGTATCCTGTTTTTTTGAGACTTCAAATTTATACTTTATTTACCATAATTTTTTCTTCGGAAGCATAAACCAATATTTTTTCTGAAATTCTGAAATCCATTTCTTCCAGCGCCGAAGCATAGCGATTAATTTGGCTTTTATGTGTTTCTGAAGGGTTGCCGGTCTTGTAATCGACTACTGTAACCGAAGCATTTTCATGGAAATTCAATCGGTCGGGGCGCAGCAAATCGCCTTTCGAGGTAATGATATCGCGCTCGTTCACAACATTAGTTGCTGAAATGTCAAACAAATGCGCCAACATGGGATGACTTGTAATTTGGCTCACTGCATCCTTTAATTTGAATAATTCTTCGGCTGAAACTACAGATTGTAATATTAGGTCTTCAAAAACAGAAGTAATATCTTCTGTAGTTTTAATCTTTGCCATGGTGTCATGTAGCAAATTTCCGGCAGTAATGGAGGCTTCAACAGCGGTATCCCAAAGAAGTGCTTCGGCCGAAACTATTTTTAAATTATGCTCTTTTGGTAATGAT
This genomic stretch from Ulvibacter sp. MAR_2010_11 harbors:
- the kbl gene encoding glycine C-acetyltransferase; translated protein: MYGKIKQHLQNELQDIKDNGLYKKERIITSPQDAEITISTGETVINFCANNYLGLSSNKEVIQAAKDAMDTHGFGMSSVRFICGTQDIHKELEQKIADYYRTEDTILYAAAFDANGGVFEPLLGPEDAIISDSLNHASIIDGVRLCKAARYRYENSNMEDLEKQLMAANKAGTRFKIIVTDGVFSMDGLVAPLDKICDLADKYDALVMIDECHAAGFIGETGRGTLEEKGVMGRIDIITGTLGKALGGAMGGYTTGKKEIIEMLRQRSRPYLFSNSLAPAIVGASIKVFEMLSKDTSLRDRLENNTNYFKKGMKAAGFDIIDGDSAIVPVMLYDAQLSQNMADMLLEEGIYVIGFFYPVVPKGKARIRVQLSAAHSKEHLDKAINAFKKVGAKLEIIKA